The genomic stretch TACATCTTAATTGCTTAATTTCTTTCTTaatatttttctttcactttctttgttttttcttccagtatatctgtctctcactttctctacaTCAAAATcgcttattctttctttctttctttctctctatctccctcactgtctttctccctttgtctctctgggttttttgctctttgtttatctgtctttctttttttctttctttctctctttccctcccccATTGACTCtccctgtttctttctttctctcactatctgcctctctctctccgtttacatcttaatcgCTTAATcttgttcttttcttctttcttcttctttctctctctttcttatgctgcgtctgtttctttctgtattCCATGACCTTCATGCTCACTGTCAGACTTTCTTCCTATTTTTACTGCTGCCTCTCATCTTAATTCTTTGCTTGCTGGTCTGTTTGTAGGTCAAAGGTTTCAGTGCTCTCACTGCTCAAAGCGATTTGCCACCGAGAGGCTACTGAGGGACCACATGAGGAATCATGGTAAGAGCATCTTCTCTCATCTAGTGAATCAAACAAGCATGCAGTTACCTGGACAGATGTTATTAATGTTTTGTAAAGATTCATAAAACAGATTGGTTTTCTAACAAAGCCACCCTGTTGTCAGATTCCTTTGAGAGTCACATCAATGCAAGGGTCATGTCTATTTCAAAATCTCTCCAATTAGTCTTTAAATCAGGGGTGTCCAAGCTTATCTGCTGAGGGTCAGTGTGTCTGTAAGTAAGAGTACACCCACTTCTTAATCAGTTGGTCTTCGTTTTCAAACAATTATTTGGCCATGTGTACTCTTGCTCTgttagaatgaaaacctgcagccacaccagcccatTGTGGACAAGATTCAACAGCATTGCCTTAAATGATTTATAGCAATATGTCCATGAGACCTCAAATAATGAATgagctggaaaataaatatgTGATACAGTTATAGTAATGGTAGTATTTTCTTCAAGCTGTTGATATGGTACTAGGCCagtccatttcacaataacatgCCATATATTCATGTTCactaaaagaaaattaaaatgctTCTTTTATTTTGCAAGAATGTTCTTTAAGCTCTGTGTACTCTTTGTGCACAGTGAACCATTACAAATGTCCGTTGTGCGATATGACATGCCCCTCACCGTCCTCACTAAGGAACCACATCAAGTTCCGCCACAGCAACGAGAAACCCTACAGGTGTGACTACTGCGAGTACAGGTACAGTGGTAGTCTATCAAATGTAGTCTCGTAACAAGAGTACACATCTGGGGAcaatttgttacatttttgaTGCTAAGAATTTGGTGCAATACATCGCTAACAAGGGTACGCCTCCTCTAAAACCCACCCCAAATTTTTCTAGGCTGTGCTCTTGTAACATCAGAATCACAAATGATAGCACACACAAAACAGGCTAGCTAGCAGATTGCTGTTTTATCTTGCTGAACTCTTTTGCTGTCCATGCAACAGACATCtatattttaattgtatttttggCGGGCTTTTCAATACTGTTGCACAGATCCGATAAACTAGATCAATTTCAGCTCAggtgtttttattaaaacatttattgaacTGATGGGGCCTTGGCCAGATGTGACCGATTTGCAATAAAAGCTGTTCTGTACACACATTCTTTCTGAAATATAAGTTTGTTAACACACGATAAACATCAAATTCttactgtatgtttttattaatagAACTGACTGCTCTATATACAGCTAATAATTATCACATGACGGGCAATGTTCTGTTGTTTAAGAAGATGAAACATGAATTGCAGCATGTGTTTTTCTATAAAGAGCAGCAGCGTGTCAAAATAAAATTGCAGGAGggcttattttatttctgtcatGCTTCATGGCAGCAAATAATCaaatttttgtatttgtatcagtttgaaataatctaaaatactgagtgcgtttacatgcatttatgcAGTTATCTGGTTATTCAAAGCTCATGTATACAGCATACTCCAGTTTCTCAGATCAGGGTAAGGTATGAAAATCTGGTAAACAGTGCTGGCTTTTAGCTCAATAAgctttttcagtgcatgtaaactcttgatttctttcggatttctcagtctgtgcatgttcgaaaacagacagcggtaccagaaataagcaaacaGCTTTGCCacaagatggcagcaaaacaatTTTGGGGCAACACTGAAACCAattacatgcttgacaaaatggaagatttaaatattcttcatcttctagatgatataTGTCCATAGTTCCAGGTAAAGTGACACAGTGTTTTTAAGTTTGAgatttgagttttacattaagTTTACATCACAACTTCTTTTGTGAATGTATTGGTTGGTtccaaagcagaaatccaattactgcctgactcatgtagaacAAGAGTTTCCCTATtctctgattactcaagtgcatgtaaatgtaaatggattaCTGACAGTTACAGTTATCAGATGCATGTAAGCACACTCGTCAGATTTGTGGGTGATTTTAAGATAATAAGGTGATAGTTAAGATTTTTATAGTGATCAGTTAGACTTGTAGCCTTAGAATAAGTATTGGATCAGTACTTTGTGTCACTCAAGCCTTGGCTCAGCTCTTGATACACCCATTACCCCCATGGGCTAGTGAAAAGCTTGTGGTCCATCAGACATTATTGACAAGCACACCGTTGTCACCTAATTCAGCTCTGCTTCAACGAGGTGTTAAATTTGTTAAAAATTTTCAAACATTGTTTGCAGCCACATTTAAGCACAAATTTCTCAGAGTTGTCCCCAAATGTTCTCATTACAAAAtttctcttaaaaaaaatttttttttcaagcatcAGTTACGGATTTGTGtatctttgtgtgttttttagcTGTAAGAATCTCATAGATCTGCGGAAGCATCTGGAAACACACAGCAGTGAGCCGGCCTATCGATGCGACTTTTCTGACTGTGAATACTCCACTCGCTCCCTGCACTCCATCAAAAGCCACTACAAACGTATACACGAGGTGAGCCGAATGGTCAACAACACAGACCAACAACACAGACCAACAGACAAAACGGCAACCGGTTAAATAACAACATGCACAATGAACACAGTAGCACTGCAAAGCACTGCAGCAATGGACTAATCATTACTAGTACAAATGATTCCATATCaccacaacaaataaacagaaaatatcaAATTACATTATAAAACCACATCCTAACTTGTGATTTGTCTTTAGGGAGATTACACTCCTCGTTATAAGTGCCATGTGTGTGAGCAGTGCTTCACCAGAGGGAATAACCTCACTGCACATCTACGCAAGAAGCACCAGTTCAAATGGCCTTCAGGACATCCCAGGTTCAGGTATACATCTTTTTTTCACTTGGTGTGTTCCTATATTTAATATCTGTCAGCTTTCTATTTTTAAGTTAATTTCCATGCTTTgctcaaaatgcattttttagcTGTTGTTGCAggcaagctttacagaacactgacaaaaacaaaactcagTTTTTTGTCAAAGAGTGTACTGTTTCAAATTATTACATGCCATGtaattaagaaataaaaatcTCAGCATGAAGTTCACTGGTGTCTGCTGTTTCAATATTGCTAGCTAGAGGTGTGAACAGTGTAGCCTACACCACTACCTACTGTAGCAGGCCCGTGCACAGACATAGATATGGGCTCAAGGAGACATATCTTCCACCTTATCTACCAACTTGGATAGCATAAAAACATCTTTGTCAAGccaaatttaatttttttcatgaaCTTTCCTGTCCAAGTTtaatttactgtattgtatattTACTGTGTATTGCAATCACTCTTATCAAAAAATAATTTGTTTCGGCCACTGACGCTCACTAAGTACCTGATGGTATCCTGTGGCCAAAAGTCAGCTTGGTGTGTCAGGGCTATAAAAAAAAGGTCCAACCTTGTAACAGTAACTACAAAAGACCAAAACTGCATGACTCATAGTTCACAGCCTGTTAAGTATCTtcaccttattccactacctcatgtccagaatgagtgctgtgtcggtgctactctgtcatgtctgtttaccctgtctaatgtctgtttaattgatcatatttattgtttaatctttgtttgcacactatggCTGGACATTCGCACTTTCTACTtcttgttccttgttgcaccgtgttgtccctggaggaacgtaatttcactccactgtgtgcTTGTACATAgttggaatgacaataaaagcctcttgacttgacttaaaAACTTGAGCAGGGATCATGGATAGGTTGGCTGAATCTGTCTGTCTTAGTAACTTTCCATCTGCCTGCCTGGCCTTTAGGTATAAAGAACATGAGGACGGCTTTATGAGGCTGCAGCTGATCCGCTATGAGAGCGTGGAGCTGACAGAGCAGCTCATGCGGGAGCGGCAGGGTGAGGGACACAGCAGTGAGTCCGTTCCCCAAACGCAGTGCCTCCAGCCTGGGGAAGATTCAGAGGAAGTTAGCAGTACAGTCAGACGCTCTGAAATGGAGATGAGACAGGAGGGGAAAAGAGACTGCGGAACGCAGGAGGCACATATAGAAAACATGCCTCTCATTCTCCCAGGCAGAGCTCCATTAGAGACGGAGGCAACGAGGGAGGAGTCGGTCATGCGGCAACTACAGGACACTGCCCAGCAGCTAGGCATGGAGGTGGTTTAATGTTCCATCCCAAAACATCTTTGCCCCATACAGATTTTGAGAGCCAATGTACAAAAGAAGTCCATTGGACCTGAAATACAGGACCCACTCAAGACCAGAGGTACTCTAGTGTGGTTATGTTGCCTCTTATGCACTTACAGAGTGGAGATGGTGTAGACTAAGCCTATATCAAGAATGTTTTTGAGAATGAAGtgagggtttgtgtgtgtgtgtgtgtgtgtgtgtgtgtgtgtgtgtgtgtgtgtgtgtgaatgtaaaggagagagaggttCTACTGAATAAGCTTGATTTTTAGGCCAGAAGGAGAGCTCAACATTCTGCAAGAGGTTGTCACATTGTACAGTTTTTTACATTGTTAAGTTTTGCTTGCTAAAGGGATATTAATTGGAAGTTGCTACTGAAGAACTTAAAATATGTTATAAATATccttgcttttatttattgatttttctttttacttgaATTACGGTAAGTTTACTGTCTGCTTCAGAAACATCAAAATACCATGTTAAATAATGCTGTTGTAAGAGAACCTTTTAATATCTGTTTACGTAACTTAAACTTGAAaggtttgtttttcagaatttctttcGGTCTGTCGTAGAATGTTCACACACTGGGGGAGGGAAACAAAGATTTTCTTATGACAAAATGTTTTCTTACAATAGTTGGCCCTTCAGCACCATATACTATTTAGGTTTCATCTTAATGGGTAATTtcctaagattttttttttttaatttctgcgTCGCTCAATCATTGAGGTGTTGAtggtcattcaaagtgttttgatgtgaaagtgcattgtagagaaactcactgaCACTGTTGGTGAAAGGAAACGGGTCACCCTGTCTACAGCttaaatatggccattttatttagtatccaaaatgaccagtaaacctacacgtCCTCTGAGtttctatatgtaatgttgatgatgatactGTCTTGCCTCACAATGTCCAGTCCTTTGCAAAAACAGgccaaaactgtcataaaacattGTCTCAACGTCTTGCAGTATATTGGCAACTTTCATATGATGCAGATTTTAGAAGTACCAAGTACTTGAGATGTCTAgatctcatcatcatcatcgctgTGAAAAgttctgactttgtttacatcttaaagattgattatgcagaacttttcagtggaattccccattaagatacatctgttttttttttttatttggcatGTTTATTGCATATTGCTCTTCTGACCTCCCTGCAAAAAATCTTCTGCTTCTTGCGTTTGGGTCTTATTAGGCTTGTTTACATTAACTGGGTCTTGGCTCAGCATACATGCTACTATAATGGACCATGTTTTTCTACAGATAAAAAACTGTATGATATTAAGGTTTTTTTTAGTAACAATCTGAAATGGATCATTGATATGTGAATTACAGCAGTTGTGGGTCACTTTAGCAGCCTCTGTTGATATTTCCAGTGCTGAAATCAAAATATAGCGCGCATTCTGGTCCAAGTGGAGTAATAAAGTATAATATTTCAAATCGGTGCTGGTTTGATtaaattgaaatgaaataaattatggTAATCAATAAGGAAGGAAGCTTTTGCATTGTTGTTAAGTatgaaaataatcaaattgttaCTAATATTGACTTGAAGAAGCTAAAAATTGATGGTATGATCTTATGGACTATTTATTTTAGATGACAAACATCAAAGAGTGAGCTGTCACCCAGCTGTCAGTTGTTttcaatacaaataaataagcagAAACCTAAAAAAAAGCTTAGTATTTTTATGCTAGAAGGCTGAGATACCCAGCATTCTTAGTGGTTTTGCTGACTTGGGTtcattgctttttcatttttgttcacaTAAAAGTttgtattgtaatattttatccTCTTGGATACATTGTACTTGTTGCTGTTGATCAGCATCAGCCCACCATTCCCATATCGGTGCATCTTTGCTATAGTTCTTTCGCTTGAACATGACAAAAGTTTACTTACCAAATTGTTGTTGCATCAGTCAATTGTCCTTTGACCGGCTACAAGACCAGTCTGATTGAGAACTGTTCTACCCGCACTGATATAGgtgaaaacagcattttgttgtatataaaataactaTCATTCTGCTAAGCACCAGTTGCCAAGTAACAACTCATTTTACATTGCAGTTAACTCTAAGTGATTTTGTTTGTCTTAgcacatacaaccccaattccaatgaagttgggacattgtgtaaaacataaatgaaaacagaatacgataatttgccaatccttttcaacctatattcaattgaatacactacaaagacgagatatttaatgttcaaacgaataaacttagttgttttttgcaaatattcactcattttgaatttgatgcctgcaacacgttccaaagaagttgggacaaaagactgggaaagttgaggaatgcacaaaaaacacctgtttggaacattccacaggtgaactggttaattggaaacaggtgagtgtcatgattgggtataaagggagcatccctgaaaggctcagttgttcacaagcaaggatgaggcaacgttcaccactttgtaaacaactgtgtgagcaaattgtccaacagtttaagaacaacgtttctcaacgtgcaattgcaaggaatttaggaatttcatcattctgtccataatatcatcaaaagattcagagattctggagaaatctctgcaagtaagtggcaaggcagaaaaccaacattgagtgcccgtgaccttcgatccctctggtggcactgcattaaaaaccgacatcattctgtaatagatattaccacatgggctcaggaacacttcagaaaaccattgtcagtgaacacagttggATCACAGTTCAcaggatcgaaggtcacaggcattcaatgttaatattttgcacttcataatgcgccacacattttcaatgggagacaggtctggactgcaggcaggccagtgtaGTACCCGCAcccttttactacgaagccacactgttgtatcacgtgcagaatgtggcttggcattgtgttgctaaaataagcagggacatccctgaaaaagacgttggatggcagcatattttgctccaaaacctgtatgtacctctcagcattaatggtgccttcacagatgtgcaagttacccatgccatgggcactaacacacccccacaccatcagagatgctggcttttgaactttgcgctgataacaatctggacggtccttttcctctttggccctgAGGTTTtggagctcgggcccagaggaGCCAGCGGCGTTTCTGAGTGTTGTTGCTATatgacctgtctcccattgaaaatgtgtggtgcattatgaagtgcaaaatatgacaacggagaccccggactgttgagcaaatTGTACataaagcaagaatgggaaagaattccacctacaaagcttcaacaattagtgtcctcagttcccaaatacttattgagtgttaaaaggaaaggtgatgtaactcagtggtaaacatgcccctgtcccaacttctttggaacgtgttgaaggcatcaaattcaaaatgagtgaatatttagaaaaaacaacagtttatctgtttgaacattaaatatcttgtctttgtagtgtattcaattgaatatagtttgaaaaggatttgcaaatcattgtattctgtttttatttatgttttacacaacgtcccaacttcattgaaaatggggttgtagtaaAATAGAAAATGGACATGcataactgctttaaaaacatttaaactgcaGGCAGTTTGGTCATAATTTAAAGAAGACAGAGCAGGACTACGTCAAATTCTGAGCTTGTTGCTTTTTGGTCAGCAGCTGTGATGGCAGAACCACTAACAAACTGGAAATATCCGGAAATGAACAAAATAGTTTAGCAaacaagatggacagagaaatGCTTCACAAATTGGCTTGAGTTGGGTGAAGAATATAATTTCACATTACTTAAAGAAGTTTTCACAACACAGTACACATCATAATATTTTGACACAAAGGCACGATGCACCAGCAATGCCACATTAAATGCCAGCAATGCCACATAAAAATGGCTGTCTATGAACAgtgattttttaatttaacatgataaataaatgattaaataagaaaatatttcatgtattgcactaaatcaaattaaacaaGACTGTACATGAACATACAGTTGGTCAGTGTCTTTTGGTACAGATGAGGTTTGTTCGACTAAAACCAGTGAAAGTTACGtcaaatgtattgtttattaaGGCCCTATTAAACAAACTAGCACAAGTAAGTGGTAACAACAGTTACCTTTGAATTCTTAgccatttaaaattaaataagcaaaaatactttgtttttaaaaatatatatattttcaaacaAGGTATTTTAACAGaatagatatatattttttaatttaaaacatgcttttataATCTAATGAGCATgtttatactgtaaaaaaaatggaatgtatttaaaatgtgtcCACTTAAGAAAAAATGCCGTTCATAAGGTATAAATGAATTAACTAAACataaaattctattaaaataaatatgatacaGACTATTTTTAATGAACGTTTTGTGCTTGGGCTGTCATTGGTGCAGAGCGCTCAAGCACAGTCTTTGAAGTTGAggtctgggtttttttttttttttgtttgtttgtttgtttgtcttcacAAATGAATCTACAGAAAATTTCAATCTAACCAAATTAATCTTTTCACTTTTGACCAGCGGATTCCGAACAGATGAGAGACATCGGTTTTGAACCTTAAACAGGGTTAAAAACTTGTCCTTCTTTTTCACTAATTTTTATTATGATAACAGTAGAAATAGTATCATTTTGAAGCACTAAACCTGATGTTATGACAGTATTACAGCTGTATCTGTAACATAAAGGCTAACTCTACTTCTTGGTGTAGAAGAACAGTATAATACTTGAGGTTGAGTGTAATGGTCTACTCCCGCAGTCTACTCTTGCAGCACACACCACAATATCCCAAAGTATGAATTAATAGCCAGAACTATCATTTAATAATTGGCACATATAAATAACATCTAACAGCAAAATAGCAAAAAGTAATAAACTCGTTCTAAATCGAAGCAACCAATCACATGATTTGCTTGTAGGCTACAGAAACAGTGAAGCCTTCAGACAGACAGGCACAGCTATGGAAAGTGCTCTTAATAAAGatgagtgagtccaaaatgaatgggatggagcatttgagtaaaagtTTGTATGATAGTTTCATAGGTTATAATCATAGTTTATGaatgggatagtgtagtggctAATTGGGATGaatggttgggatagtgtattgggtaacacctctgccttctacactgtagactggggtttaatacttacactataccaataagagtccttgggcaagactcctaacactacctttgcctacctgtgtaaaaatggtcaaattgtaagtcgctctggataagagtgtcagacAAACGCCCTAAATGtaaatagtttataaatgcttaaacatttttaatgtaaaagaataaaatcatTTACTAAACgctgaacagcataaaacatttgacCACTGCTGTTACATTTTTTAGTGCTTTTAAACTTGAGTTATGTAAGTTTAAAATAAGGCTGCAAAAGATACCTTCAAAAAACAGTCAGTAGATTTTTATACAGACTTTGACTTCGGACATGACTGGGTGCCTTACTGCCCCAGGATACTGTATGAATAGGCAGCATTAGTTACATTTCATGCACAGCCATAAAAGAGAAAAGCTGAAGATGATGTTAGGCTGAGCATGAAAGTCTGTGAATAATTTGAAGCTTGATTGAAAGTGAGAAAATAGATTGTCATGAAGGGTCATGCGGCAGATAATCCGCTATGTCCTTTAGCCGTCCTGGTTGTGAGAGACGCTGTTTATTAGTCATGGCTGCTTAGAGGTTAACTGAGGTTATAGTAAATGGAGTTTATGTGGTTTATTTCACAGTTGTGGCAATGCCTGGATTTGAATAgcatatacaaatataatacTGTCCAGCGTCCACCTCCAACATGGTATCTGATCTTTGTAGTGTACAGTTCGATAAAGATTAGTCCCCTCACACAGCTTAGCATAAGCTAAGCCTCTCGCTCTTGCTCAGCGGGTTGCAGGGAAGAGCTGGTTGCAACCATTAGCGTATACCACCATAAGCTGTTTGTGGCTTGTCCACTGTATGGTTTTCTGGTCAATGTACTGACATATTTAGGTGGTGATTGGAAGGTTGGTTAAGTAGATTTCAGAGAATGGACTAAAGAAGGAGCTAAAAAAGAAAGATTACGGTGAGAGGAACGTGCTGAAGGGAAGGTGGAGGTTTCTGTATTGTGCTGATTCATCCCTTTTCTGAAGATGAGGTTTAGAACACTACTTTGGCTGTTTCTGGGGTTCTCATATGGGATGACCACTCAGGTACCTGAAATAACACCAACAGCCGTGACTGAAATAGCAACAACAGAAGAAGACCAAGGAAGTGGTAAgccaaattattattttgatgatCATTATAACTTATTACAGCACTTatccaacctttttttttttttttgcatctagAACCCCCAAAACTGCTTACTGACGACTAAATCTTTTTGTTGTACACcttaaatgcaattttttttgaTTAGTtgaaaagataataaaatataGGCTGTTTGGAACTTCTTGCTGATGCATCTTAGCAGCTGCTAACAAAGACCTTGGAGTCTACACTGGGAGGCAGAAAATGTCAGATAGCTATTGtcaatatagtcaataaataGCAATATTTATTGCAGAAACCTCACTATTTGCTGTGTTAGTAGCTATTGTATACAATTACCACTGCTAGCATAATCTGTTAGAAAGTTGTAAGTGGCATTCATTACACTTTTCtaatatatatatcaaatttttgtttttcaattttgtATTGCAATTTTATTGTAGTTTTTAGTAACTCTAGCAGAGACAAAACCCTAGGGGAAACTCCAGTTGATCAGCTCTTCTAGAGCTTGTTGTTAATGGTTgctaatatattttaatgaattcaGCTGGATTTTCCACACCAGTAGACACCAGTAGTTCCAATGTCCAGGGTTCcagttttccatttaaaaacagttttactGGTATAAGTGAGCTGGTCCAAACTGAAACCAATAGAATTTTCCTACCACTGTTCTACTAAACTCCACTAGGGCTGTGCATGAATATTATTGGAGAAGCCTGTTAACGTTTAGCTTTGGCTATCTGCCAAAAATGTTCACTCTAATGAGGGCAGAATGTATTCCAGTTACAACAAATATAGTGTAGAAAACAGATAAAAGAGAGCCTATTAACAGCACCCGAAAGTCTCACATtatctttaaaaggttcttgggAAATAATAAccggagctgataaaatggacagtaatCAAATATACTTACGTGTGACTGGAAAATAATTAAGCGGTAAGACACCAGAGGGAGTTGCTACTCTTATTAGGTGTCATTATATCACTATATCACATACAGCAAATATATGTACATTGAGGACTAGTCCCTTTTGAATAGAGAAATGGGAGAGAGTGAAATAacactgttatttaaaaaaatatgccTATATATTGTATGTTCATGCTAGAGCCAGTTAGCTTTTAATGATGATGCCCGTTGCTCAGTTGTCTGAGTTTCTTTTATGGAGATTAATTATTTGGGTTAGGTCTGCTGGAGgtggagcaggaggaggagctgGCAGACACGTACTGGTCTGGGACGGCGCCACTGTGTTTCGGAGGCTGCAGGGGGCGTCACAGGGAGCTGAAGAAGGACAGCTGTGGGGACTCAAACTGCTGCTGGGTAGGCTACAAGTCCCTCTGCAGGGGTATGTATTACCGTTATTCATATGCATTAGACCAGAATGGACTGGTCCACGTGAAGGTTCACTGATTGTTTTGAAAAGCAAATAAATTAGCTATAAAAATTGCTATACACACTACGACtgctggttcctgtcaccaccactatatCAAAATCAGAGtctttaagtttctctacaacgagCTATTGCCAATTAAGTCATTGTTTTTAGATAAAAAGG from Pygocentrus nattereri isolate fPygNat1 chromosome 23, fPygNat1.pri, whole genome shotgun sequence encodes the following:
- the LOC108429706 gene encoding histone H4 transcription factor, producing the protein MAPSGKRAPRREEFTLELVCEWGTCQEMFGGMEEFCQHVEEHYKAMERDSPDIPEEVYSCLWQDCGFCSVELDGELLRHMFFHCYHAKLKQWGLAVLKGHPDMGTCSVDHQNRNIVPEVQDSFLCLWEHCETNMDNPEWFYRHVEMHAHCLEANAESVLSCGWKDCEASFKGRFKLREHMRSHTQEKLVACPTCGGMFANNTKFFDHIRRQTSIEGQRFQCSHCSKRFATERLLRDHMRNHVNHYKCPLCDMTCPSPSSLRNHIKFRHSNEKPYRCDYCEYSCKNLIDLRKHLETHSSEPAYRCDFSDCEYSTRSLHSIKSHYKRIHEGDYTPRYKCHVCEQCFTRGNNLTAHLRKKHQFKWPSGHPRFRYKEHEDGFMRLQLIRYESVELTEQLMRERQGEGHSSESVPQTQCLQPGEDSEEVSSTVRRSEMEMRQEGKRDCGTQEAHIENMPLILPGRAPLETEATREESVMRQLQDTAQQLGMEVV